One Danio aesculapii chromosome 22, fDanAes4.1, whole genome shotgun sequence genomic window carries:
- the LOC130215941 gene encoding gastrula zinc finger protein XlCGF49.1-like, with protein sequence MSDPEPCRIKEEETEEQTDFIEDNEESDDDDLVKAEKIPHLLTEDDFVMENDQKHFTCTQCGKSLRSKQSIQFHMRIHTGEKPCTCTQCGTSFSQPSSLKRHMLIHTGEKPHTCDQCGKAFMRASHLESHLRVHTKEKPYSCSECGKSFAQQSNFKLHQKTHIGVREYMCFECEKTFIRAGELKQHQRIHTGEKPYMCSHCDKRFRRYTQLSHLKRHKNIHTGEKKHT encoded by the exons atgagtgatccagaaccctgcagaattaaagaggaagagactgaagagcaaacag actttattgaagacaatgaGGAGAGTGACGATGATGACCTTGTAAAGGCTGAGAAAATCCCTCATTTATTGACTGAAGAtgattttgtaatggaaaatGACCAGAAacatttcacctgcactcagtgtgggaagagtttgaGATCCAAACAAAGTATCCAGtttcacatgaggattcacactggagagaaaccatgcacatgcactcagtgtgggacgAGTTTCAGTCAACCATCAAGCCTTAAACGACACatgctgatccacactggagagaaaccacacaCATGTGATCAATGCGGCAAAGCGTTTATGAGGGCTTCACACCTGGAGAGCCATCTTAGAGTTCACACTAAAGAGAAACCGTATTCATGCtctgagtgtgggaagagttttgcaCAGCAGTCAAATTTCAAACTGCATCAGAAGACTCACATTGGAGTGAGAGAGTACATGTGCTTTGAGTGcgagaagacttttattagagCTGGGGAGTTGAAAcagcaccagaggattcacactggagagaaaccgtacatgtgttcacactgcgacaagagattcagacg TTACACACAGTTGTCGCATCTTAAGAGACACAAGaatatccacactggagaaaagaaGCACACATGA